GCGTTGCGCCGCCGCCGCAGCGCAGGCCGATCTCAAAGAGCGCGTTGCCGCCGTCCGGCAGCGTGCAGAGTTCCACGTGCGCCGCGCCGTCGCGCAATCCCACCGCGCGCGCCGCTTCCACGGAAAGCATCCGCACCCGTTGCAATGCCGCGCCGGTGAGGCGCGTGGGATAGATCACGCTTTTGTCCACGCGGTAAGGGGGCGGCGTTTTCACTTTGTCCGATACCATGAGCGCCACTCCACCGCCGCCGCGCATCAGCACTTCCACGCTATGCTCCAGTCCTTCGTAACAAGGTTCCACCAGCGCTTCGGGCGAATCGGAAAACGAGGTGGCGAAACGGTATGCATCGGCCAAGTCGGTCTCCGCGTCGAGCCGCCGCACACCCCGGCTGCCGCCGCCGACATCGCCGGTCGGCTTGCAAATGGCGGGGAAGCCGATTCGCGCGGCGGCGGTTTTGAATTCTTCCACGTTGCGGGCCAGCGCGATGGCGGGTGAGGGGAGTCCGGCGGCGCTCCATGCCCGGCGCATCAGTTTTTTGCTGGTGGCGGCGCGGGCGGCATCGGGTGACGGCCCGCGCAGCCCAAGCGCTTCGCCAATCAG
This window of the Nitrospinota bacterium genome carries:
- a CDS encoding ATP-grasp domain-containing protein gives rise to the protein MSAVIMVLGGNFYTVPSILSLKEAGFTVVVVDGDPKAPAFDIADACGKFDFRDWERGLALARAHNVQGVMPTHDRGVLPAALIGEALGLRGPSPDAARAATSKKLMRRAWSAAGLPSPAIALARNVEEFKTAAARIGFPAICKPTGDVGGGSRGVRRLDAETDLADAYRFATSFSDSPEALVEPCYEGLEHSVEVLMRGGGGVALMVSDKVKTPPPYRVDKSVIYPTRLTGAALQRVRMLSVEAARAVGLRDGAAHVELCTLPDGGNALFEIGLRCGGGAT